A region from the Aegilops tauschii subsp. strangulata cultivar AL8/78 chromosome 5, Aet v6.0, whole genome shotgun sequence genome encodes:
- the LOC109773114 gene encoding uncharacterized protein codes for MSPRSRSIPVTDKWAGVAQAPVTHTAAVPRRARQKRERSLAPLPSSAITRPGRPKPQTQAAPAASQGFLMARRGGGGGGGRRSKVTPNLGADREGTRLLNLTVLRRLDPAIVDILITAASVTAYSFDQDTVRWSHKGVEGSLFVVKRNTQPRFQFLVMNRRNTENLVEDLLGGFDYKVEVPYIIYTNAAAEIIGIWFYEPEECEEVAHLFSRIHKAYSRASPEKMVPSVKSSSDFEDLEVASDVPSSEDSLEQPTTPSTMVPGNVGFKLLSALLTAAACVGAPTGGAGPVQPNQPIRAVPSSRRASPAPSAVSSQPPASHNLLPPPRASAATVVPQDAHVPTSAPTIQPASITKPPFFPPIVTTSSQAETAHADFPSSAPPPFLPPLAIQHRQSAPCLQPFPLPSAPPPIDPPHRQSAPLSQPFAQFNAPPPLDPQHRESAPLAQPFTQSTAPPALDPQQRQSAVLLKPFQLSSAPPPPRPQHWQRSPSLDHFARPTECPPPPYGALLLQPFPPPNPPPPLLAPTSSYGPVILSRDNLRGALLRLVQNDDFIDMFYREIVKG; via the exons ATGAGCCCCCGGAGCCGCTCCATTCCAGTGACTGACAAGTGGGCCGGCGTGGCGCAGGCACCTGTCACGCACACGGCGGCGGTGCCACGGCGTGCGCGGCAAAAGCGAGAGCGCTCTCTCGCCCCACTGCCCTCGTCAGCGATCACCCGGCCCGGCCGTCCAAAACCCCAGACCCAAGCCGCTCCGGCCGCCAGCCAGGGTTTCCTCAtggcgcggcgcggcggcggcggcggcggcgggaggcggagcAAGGTGACGCCGAACCTGGGGGCGGACCGGGAGGGCACGCGGCTTCTCAACCTCACCGTGCTGCGGCGCCTCGACCCCGCCATCGTCGACATCCTCATCACCGCCGCCAGCGTCACCGCCTACAGCTTCGACCAGGACACGGTCCGATGG AGCCACAAGGGCGTGGAGGGGTCGCTCTTCGTCGTCAAGAG GAACACCCAACCCAGATTCCAGTTTCTCGTCATGAATCGTCGAAACACAG AAAATCTGGTCGAGGATCTCCTGGGCGGTTTTGATTACAAGGTGGAAGTTCCTTACATAATATACACCAATGCTGCAGCTGAAATTATTGGAATTTGGTTCTATgagcctgaggaatgtgaagAAGTGGCACATCTTTTCAGTAG GATACATAAAGCATATTCCAGGGCATCCCCAGAGAAAATGGTTCCTTCAGTTAAAAG TTCCAGTGATTTTGAAGACCTGGAAGTAGCATCTGATGTTCCCTCATCTGAAGATAGCCTAGAGCAGCCAACAACACCATCTACCATGGTACCTGGCAATGTTGGATTCAAGTTATTGTCAGCTTTGTTAACA GCAGCTGCATGTGTTGGAGCACCCACTGGTGGAGCAGGTCCAGTACAGCCAAATCAACCTATCAGGGCGGTTCCTTCATCTAGGCGTGCATCGCCAGCGCCTAGTGCTGTTTCGTCACAGCCTCCTGCCTCGCATAATTTGCTTCCTCCTCCACGAGCGTCAGCAGCTACCGTGGTTCCCCAAGATGCTCATGTACCCACCAGCGCTCCTACCATTCAGCCTGCCAGTATTACAAAACCACCATTCTTTCCCCCCATTGTTACCACATCTTCGCAAGCGGAAACAGCTCATGCTGATTTTCCATCTTCAGCTCCACCCCCATTTCTTCCTCCCCTTGCCATTCAGCACCGGCAGAGTGCTCCCTGTCTCCAGCCATTTCCACTaccctctgctcctcctccaatTGATCCTCCGCACAGGCAAAGTGCTCCCTTGTCCCAGCCCTTTGCACAATTCAATGCTCCTCCTCCACTTGATCCTCAGCACAGGGAAAGTGCTCCCTTGGCCCAGCCCTTTACACAatccactgctcctcctgcacttGATCCTCAGCAGAGGCAAAGTGCTGTCTTGCTCAAGCCCTTTCAACTATCCTCTGCTCCCCCTCCACCTCGTCCTCAGCACTGGCAAAGGTCTCCTTCGCTTGACCACTTTGCACGGCCCACTgaatgcccccctccaccatacgGTGCGCTGTTGCTTCAGCCATTTCCACCACCTAATCCTCCTCCTCCACTGCTTGCCCCAACATCATCGTATGGCCCAGTTATACTATCAAGAGACAACCTGAGAGGTGCATTGCTGAGGCTTGTGCAG AATGATGATTTCATCGACATGTTCTACCGGGAGATTGTAAAAGGGTAG